The DNA window TCACGCCGACAATCGCAAAGGTGTGCGTATTGAGCCCCCGGGCGCGTAGCGTCTGGAGCAGATTGCGGAGAAAAATCCGGCTGGAAGCGAACAGCACCGGTGTCACGGCGAACCAGCACAGAATCACGCTTCGCGGCGTGTGATCGACAATCCGCACTGCAAAGGCGGCCGTCATCAGGGCCAGCAGCGTCGCGCCCCAGGTCGCCAGCGAGCAGACCAGCTCGCGTTCCAGCGGCACGCCCCGCCAGTTGCGATACAAACCACTGAAACCGGCCGACACAAAGAACATCACTATCGAGGCGGAGCCGATCAGCAGATAGCGCTCGCCCGTCATGGCCGTCGCCAGCGGAACCACCAGCGCCAACCCGGCGATAATACACGCCGCGTCGACGATCCGATAAACGGTCTCCATCGGCGACCAGTGTTGGTGAATCCGTCGCAATCCGCTCGTCATACCTGCACCGTTCCCACAGCAGCTGAAAAAGACTCTCATGCCTGTCTCAAACATAGGACACGCCAGCGGCTGCGTTTGCGATTCCCCGCAATGCGACAAGAAATCCACGCCCCTTGAGAGCAAGAACAGCAGAGCAGGGGACCGACGAACAGCCGCAGCAGCAGGCAAAGATGACGATGGCGCCGGTTATCCGGATGGCGCCAGCTGCCAAGAAGAAGAAGAAGAAGAAGAAGAGCGCCCGTCAAACCCGGTTCAGCGATGCATTTTCCATGGTGAAAAAACGAGGTTGTTTCTCCCTCGTTCCTCGATCTACCTCCGCGGTGAATCCCTTTTTCCTTTCATCCGGCAGCAGAGCTTCCGTTAAACCTGCTCCCGCTGCATTTCGTCGATCAGTTCCAGGCGGACTTTTTCCACACGGCGGCGGCTGGCTTCCAGCACGGTGACGCGGACCTGTTCAATGGTGATCGACTCGCCCACCATGGGAATGCGGCCGAGCTGCTCCATGACCAGACCGGCGATGGTGTCAAAGTCGTTGGTCTCGGCCAGGTTCAGCCCCAGCCGTTCGTTGATGTCGTCGAGATGGGTGCGGCCGTCGACGACGCTGGTCCGCTCGTCGACCACCTGGATCTCGTCATCTTCTTCATCATCGGTTTCGTCGATGATATCGCCGACGATTTCCTCCAGGACGTCTTCAATGGTCACCACGCCGGCCGTGCTGCCGTATTCATCAATCACGATCGCCATGTGCACGCGCGTGTTACGGAACTCCTGCAGCAATTCGTCGAGATGTTTGGTCGCCGGAATCTTCCACGCTTCGCGCAAAATGGCGGGCAGGCTGCGGGCCGAATGATCGGGATCGGCCAGTACGGGCAGCAAGTCTTTGGCGTAAAGAATGCCGACAATGTTATCCAGCGTTTCTTCGTAAACGGGGATCCGCGTGCGGCCAACCTCGGTCACAAAGGCGACCATTTCATCCCACGGCATATCCACTTGAATGGCGTCGATATCGGTCCGCGAGGTCATGATATCCGACACATCGTCGTCGCTGAGCTCCATCACCCCTTCGATCATGTCGCGGGCGTCGGCCTCTAGCAGGCCTTCCCGTTCGCCAGCGCTGACCATACTGAGGATCTCGTCTTCAAAAGCTTCTTCTTCGTCGTCTTCTTCGGCATGGCGCCCCGCCAGCCGACGGCTTAACTGGCCGACGAAGTTCACGCCGATGGAAAACGGCCACACAAAAAAGCCGATCACCAGCCAGATCCGCCAGGTGTGGTACAGAAACGGAGCCGACCAGAACTTGACGACCGCCAGCGGAATCCAGTGGGTCACCGCCAGCAGGCCGACCGTGGCCGCACCAAACAACAGCCCGACCGATGTCCAGTCCAGCGGATCCGGCAGGCGGCCGGTCGCCTGCGACCAGAACACGCCGCCGATAATCGCGGCGGTGGTCGCCGCCAGCTGCAGGCTCTCGGCGCCTTCGGCCAGACGCTCGTAGTGGTCGAGCACGTCCCCGAAAAAGTCCAGGCGTTTCCGCCGCAGGCAGTACTCTTCCAGTTCGCCGGCGGAGAATTCCCGCAGCACCTTGGCGCCCAGGGCGGACCAGGCGGCGATCACCAGGGCGGCGATCCAGATCGCCAGCAACGTATCAGGGGCGAACGTCACGGCTGACTCTCCCCGGCGGGCAGAGCGCCCGGCGGTTCAAGGTCGGTGGACGGGAAACGCCGCTTCGGCCGGGATCGGCGTATCGGTCGGGAGCGGCTGGGGGCCGCTAACATTCTCCTGGTCATGGTCAACTTATTCTTGCGGTTCAGGAAGCGACGGGAGACAAACTCCCAGCGCGGCTAAATAGTGCGATTCGGCGGCGCGCATCGCTTGCCGTTCCGCCGGAGAATGGTCATCGTGTCCGACCAGATGCAACGCCCCGTGCACCACGTAAAGCAGCAGTTCATGGGCCCAGGGGATCTGCAGGTCGGCCGCGCTGGACTGGGCCGTATCGACGCTGACGATAATCTCCCCTTCCAGGTGTTCCCCTTGCCGGTCGAACAGGAAGCTCAGCACGTCGGTCGGGTAGTCGTGCTCAAGGTGTTCCCGGTTCAGCACATGCATGGCGGGATCGTCGACAATCGCCAGACTCACGGCGCCTGTCCTGACGCCCGCTTCGTGCAGCACCAGTCGCAGCCCTTCGAGGAGCGGGCGTTCCTCGACCGGGAGCCGGGTTTGCCGGTTTGTACAGTCGAGTTCCAAGGGGGGAGACGAGCTTGCGTTCATGCCGATTGCGGTTTTGCCGGGTACTTCACGCGACCATGATAGACGGCCGTCAATGATTTTATCAGGCTTTGCTGGACGGTGTGAAGCTCTTTCAGCGTGAGAGCGCTTTCATCGAACTGCCCATCGAGCAGGCGTTTCATAGCGATATCGTTGACCAGGCTTTCAATGCGGGCCGGGCCCGGATCGACCAGCGTGCGACAGGCGCTTTCGACCGCGTCGGTCAGCATCATCACGGCCGCTTCACGGGTCTGCGGTTTGGGACCCGGATAGCGGAACGAGGATTCGTCGAGCGTCTTGGCGTCGGGATCAGCCTCGACCTTGCGGGCCGCCTGGACGTAAAAATACTCCACCAGCGTGGTGCCATGATGCTGTTCGATAAAGTCAATAATGCACTCGGGCAGGCCGTTCTGGCGGGCCAGTTCGGCGCCGTCTTTGACATGGGCGATGATCACCAGGGTGCTCATGGCCGGGGCGAGCGTATCGTGGCGGTTGGCCCCGTCGGATTGATTTTCGACAAAGTAACCAGGCTTGAGCATTTTGCCAATATCGTGGAAGTAAGCGCCCACGCGCACCAGCAAACCGTTGGCGCCGATCGACTCGGCCGCTGCTTCGCCGATCGAAGCCACGTTGATGGAATGGTTATAGGTGCCCGGCGCCCGGCGGACCAGTTCCTGCAGCAGGGGGTGCGACTGGTCCCCCAGCTCAAGCAGGCTGAGGTCGGTCTGGAAATCCAGCAGTTTCTCAAAGAACGGCAGCAGACCCGCCATCAGCACGCTCGCCACCAGCGCCGAAAAAGCATACCAGGCGGCGTTCAGCAGCAGCGACTGCGTAAACGGCTGGCCGACCAGAATCTCTACGCCCACGGCCGTAGCGAACGCCACCAGCGCGGACCAGAGTCCGGCAAAAATCAAACGGGTGCGGGTGCGGATCCGCTGCGCGACGACAATCGAAGCCGCCACGGCGGAGACAAAAATCACAAACTCGCCCAGCCCGGCTCCCAGCGAAAGGACCACCACCAAAGACACGGCCGAGGCCAGCAGCAGCGCCAGATCCTGCCGGTAGGCGATGGCGATCGTCATCCCGAACAGCAGAATGGGAATCAGCTCCACCCGCCACTGGTCGCGGGCCGCCTGCCAGGCGAAGGCCACCGTCAGCACCACATAGGCCAGCAAGGTCAAAAACCGCCACAAGTCGGTGAGCAGGCGTCGGTCCCGATAGAACAGATACACGCCGCACAGCAGATAGAGCGCGGCGTACATGCCAAACTCCGCCAGCGTGCGGGCCACAATATCGGTCCATGACTGATGGGCGACGACGGCCTCGTGTTCTTTCCGCAGCAACAGCAGGTTGGCGGCCGTTAAAGGCCGGTGCGCTTCGATACCGGCCAGGGCGTCGCCGACCGCATAACTGACCATGACATCTTTCACTTCGGCGGCGGCTTCCGCCTGCTTTTCCGCCGTGGTCGTCTGGTCGTAAACGAGCGTCGGCTTGAGTCGCTGGTGCAGCCAGACATAAAGGCGTTTGGCGATGGAGTCCCGTTCATGGTCCGTCATGGTGAGCGAGGATAACTCGGCCGCCAGTTTGGCTTCCAACCGGCCGCCGACTTCGCCGATGCGCACTTCAGAAACGGGCGTCAGCCGGGCCGCCGCCACGTCGCCGACCGGGTGCGTCATGATCAGCGTCTGGTTCCCGTCCGCCATGTTGTGCGTCAGGTTGGTAAGGAGACCTTTATCTTCGTGATCCTGCAGGGCGTTTGCGAGCGCCTTTCGCAGCACGGCGATATTCGCGCTTTCGCCGCCTTCCTTGCTGGCGAACACGGCCTGCATCTCAGCGAAGGCCGCCTGGCTGACTTCCTCGCTGACCGGACCGTTCGGCCCCGGCGCGAAAAACTCGCGCCAGACCGCCTGGTCCACGCTGCCAAAGTCCTCGACCTTGGTCACCTGCAGCACCCGATCAATCAGGGCGTTCTGCAGCTGCACCAGCTGGCTGGGATCATTCGTGTAATAAGTGATAACCTCGGCGATCGCCTTTTCCCGGGCGCGATCGGTGGCGGTCACATCCTTCACTTCAAAGGAAGTGCTGGCCGTGAGCTTGCGGTCCGGTACATACCGCGTGCGATAAGAAAACGCCGGCTGCCAGCCTCCTGTCGCCGCAAACATGCAGACCGCAGCCCCCAGGCAGATGGCCGCGCGCAACAACACATCGGGACGCCGCACGCTTCGAAAAGCCCGGGCGATCTGGCCCGGAGGAAGCTCCAGGGCCGAGCGAGCACGTTTATAGCTACCCGTGGTAGACATGGGGGCCGTTATTGGCTCGCGGGAGGGTTAGAAGGGGTCTCGTAAGCGTTAACGATCTCCTGGACCAGCCGATGCCGGACAATATCCGACGTGGTCAGCCGCACGACCGCGACGCCTTGGATGGGCGCCAGGCGGGTCAAGGCATCGATCAGGCCGGAACGCGAATTGGGCGGCAGGTCGATCTGCGTCGGATCGCCCGAGACGACCATTTTGGAGCCTTCCCCCATCCGGGTGAGGAACATTTTCATCTGGGCGACGGTCGTGTTTTGCGCCTCGTCGAGAATCACAAACGCATCGTTTAACGTACGGCCGCGCATGTAGGCCAGCGGCGCCACCTCGATCACTTGCTGCTCCATACACAGCTTGATCTCGTCGTAATCGACCATCTCATGCAGGGCGTCCAGCAGGGGCCGCAGGTACGGATTGATCTTCGCCTGCAGGTCGCCGGGCAGGAACCCTAAACTTTCGCCCGCTTCGACCGCGGGCCGCACGAGCACAATCTTGCGAATCTGATGATGCTTGAGCGCTTCGACCGCCAGGGCCACCGCCAGATAGGTTTTGCCCGTTCCGGCCGGTCCCACGGCGACGATCACGTCGTGCTTGCGGATCGCCTCGGCATAGGCCGCCTGGCCGGGAGTGCGGGGACGAATCTGTTTGATCGAATTGACAATGTCGATCGGGGTGAGCGGGCGCAGACTTTCGTCGCCGGTCGCCATCGCCAGAGCGAGAGCCACATCGTCGGGAGCCACCAGTCCACGCCGCAGCACCAGCCCTTTGAGTTGTTCAAGGACTTGCACGGCCTGCGCCACTTTGGCGTCGTCGCCGGCGACTCTGATCGCGCCGTCTCGATGCGTAATGTTTACGCCGAGAGTTTCGCGGATCACCCGCAGATGCTGGTCGCGAGGACCAAACAGCGGTAAGGCCAGCTGAGGCTGTTCGAGAGAAATTGTAGTTTCGGACATTCAATTCGGCGCCGTTGAAGCACCGCGTCAGTTTTAAGCAACCGCCCTGGAGTGAATGACCACATTGGGTTCGAAGAGGTTCGGCCTGCGCCGACGGTTCGCCGCCAGGGCAGCTGGCCAACAACGCCAGCTATCTCAACTATACCTGAACTCTCGACCCGGCGGCCAGACGCCACTTGCCACATGCATGCAACCAGTTGCCATACATGGGTTTATAATTTTCGCTGAAACTCCGCACAAGAGGGAAATTCTGGCGCCCCTGGCAGTTTCCGCGTCGCCGTCTGGCTTGCGCGTCTTTCAGCAGGATAGCCTGCTTCGGCCAAGAAGGCCGCTGGGGAGGCGATTTTCTCGGCGAACTCTCTACGCTCCGGCCGCAAAACCGGTTCGCCAGTCCGCCGCCAGTCAGTGGCCTGGCGGCGGGCGATCACTCTTTCTTGGGCGCCATCACACGCACGGTCAGCGGTCGACTGGGAAGCGTAACGAGCGTATTGGGCCGCTCTTTGCTGTCGGCCTCTTTAGAGAAGGGAACCTGTGCCTGGCCTTCGACATGCAGCGTGTAATCGCCGGGAGTCGTATTGGCCTGGACGCTAATCGTCGCCTTGATTTGCCGGTCGCTGCCGGAGAACTTGCCGTTCGCCATTTTGAACTGTCCGGGAAAGGAGAGCGGCAGCACGGTGACGTCGGCGGTGAAGTCCGACCACCGACGATTCAGAACCAGGTTCGCTTCCAGGGACTCGCCAGCCGTGACTTCGATCATTTCCGGTTCAAACGCCACGGCGAACGGGGCCGAATCGCGGACGGCCATCACCAGCTCACGCGTGGGGCGGCTGGAGTTCAGCGTGCTGCCCCAGATCTTGGCATAGCTGCGGGCGTTCCGCGTGAACGACTGCTCCTCGTGCTGCCCGACGGCGACCAGGCGAATGGGGCCGGTAAAATCGGCCGCGTCGTCGTCGGACCAGAGCACCATCGCCCCGCGGGAGTTGTTGACCAGATGTGTCGGCGCCGCATGCACGCCCGGCGGCAAGTCCTCGGCCGTAATGGTGATGGGGCCGTTGTACCCGTCGCGCTGATGGACCACCACATCCAGCCGCACCGCTCCGCCGCGCCACAGGACCACTCCATGCGGCTGCGGGTTCGCATGCGGCGTAACAGCCACAAAGAAATCGGGCTCCGGCTTTTTCAGCGTCAGCACGTACTGGTAGCGCGGGCCGCCCCGCTGGTAACGATCCTGCACCAGCACCTTGTACTTCCGCTTCGGCTGCAGGCTGATCATCCCGACCGGATCGCGCAGATGCCCGTCGAAGTCGTTCAAGCGAATGCCAAAGTCGTCGATATCCAGCACGCGGTTCTCTTTGTCGTCGACGATCACGCAATACGGATCGCCGCGGCCGTTGATCCGCTCGCAGTACACATCGACGGCGTAGTCGCCCTTTTCTTCCACCTCAAACTCAAACCAGTCGGCGTCGCGCGGCTGGTCAAAGCGGCCGCTGACCGCCGCCGGGATCGTCAGCGGTTGCGCTTCCCCGGCCGTATCGTTCGGCTCCGCTTCAACCGCCGTCGGCATGTCCACGACCAGCACTGGGTGCGCCCCGATTGCGGTCGGATCGTCCAGCCGGGTCTGCATGCCAGTCAGCGTACAGGTGGCCGCCGTCGGCAGGACGGTGTGGTCGGTCGGATGTTCGATAAAACGGTAGTCGCCCTGCAGGTCGGACGGAACCTGCAGCAGGTACGTGCGTGCCTCCCACGGCAGTTCGGCCGACGCACTGTCATCGACCGCAAAAGCAGCCGGACGGGACTGCGGCCCCAGGTTGCGGCCGATGGCGGTCATTTCGACCGACTGGCCCGCCTGGACGACGCGCGGAGAAACCTGGTCAACCGACGGATGATCGGTCACGACCAGCCGGTAAGGAAAGCCGCCGCGGAACGACAGGTCGTGGACTTCGGCGTAGTAGTCGCCCGCGATCGGGGCCGCAAAGTCGATCAGCGGATCGCGCCCGTTATAGTCGCTGCTGCTGGCCAGCTGGCGGCCGTCGGCGCTGGTGAGGGTCAGCACGGCGTCCATGATGGAGTCGAGCTTGCCGGCCTGGCAGTCGATGACGACCCGCTGGCCCTGGGTCAGCGGGAAGCGGAACACGTCCTGGTTGTTGGAATCCGAGCGGCAGGCGACGGCCGTATTCACGGCGATCGGCTGGGCCGTGGCGAGGTCGTTGTTCTTCTCTATCTCTTCCGTTTCCACCAGGCCGTGCGAGACGGCGAACAGCCGCGGATTGCTCACGCCCCAGCGGCCGACCAGTCGCACGTCGTAAACGCCCGGCGGGGTGTCGGCGGCGATGGCGATCGTAAATTCTTTCTCCTTGCCGGCAACCGGCGTCGCCGTCAGGCCGGGGTGATCGAACAGCAAAGTGTCGACCCCTTCCAGATCAGCGCCGGCGATCTCGGCCAGCACGGTCCCTCCGGCCGCACCGCTCAAAGGCGTCAAGCGATCAAACCGCAGCGCAGGCAACTCGGCCAAGGCGACCGCAGCCAGCAGCAGGACCAGGCAACCAGCGGAGAGCAGACGTAAAAGATGAAACATCAAACCAGCCTGACAAGAGACGGCAAGGTGAAGGACAACAGAAGGATGGGCGGCAAGGCCAGCGGACGCAGTATTACAGCAGTTCGGCGATCGGCTTGCCTTCGGCCAGGATCGACAAGGGTCGCTGGGCCTGATCGTAGAAGGCGTGTTTGTAGTCGATACCCAGGGCATGATACATGGTCGACAGCACGCAACCGGGCGTCGCGGCCGCGGTGGCGGGGAACTCGCCGTTGTCGTTGGTCGAGCCGATCACCTGACCCATTTTCAGACCGCCGCCGGCGTACACCACGCTCATGGCGCCGGGCCAGTGGTCGCGACCGGCGTTGCCGTTGATGCGCGGCGTGCGGCCGAATTCGCCCATCGCCATCACCAGCACGTCGTCCTGCAGGCCCCGGTCGTGCAGGTCGTTGACCAGGGCGGTCAAGGCGCTATCGAACTGCGGCAGCAAGCGGGTTTTCAGCTGCTTGAAGTTATCGCCATGCGTATCCCAGCCGCCGCCGGCCTGGACCGTCACATAGGTGACGCCCGCCTCGACCAGTCGCCGGGCAAGCAGGCAGCTTTGGCCCAGGTCGTTCCGTCCGTACTGTTCGCGCAGGTCGTCTGCTTCCTGATTGATGTCGAACGCCTTGACCGCCTTGTCGCTGGTGACCATATGCATGGCGTCCTTGTAGAAGGTATCCAGCCCTTCCATGTCGCCCGCCAGATCGATATCCCGGCGAATGGTGTCCAGCTGCGAAAGCAGGTTCCTGCGGCGGCCCAGTCGCGGCAGATCGACCTGGCCGGGCAGCTTCAGGTTCCGCACCTGGAAGCCGTCGGAGTTGGGATCGCTTTCCGGCGAGAACGGATTGTACGAGGCCCCCAGGTAGGCCGCTTTCCCCATGTTGATCGGCCGCGGCAGATTCACGTAAGCCGGCAGGGCGGCGTCGTTCGCCCCCAGCATTTTGGCGACCACGCTGCCGCAGGAAGGGAAGATGTTGGTGTTGATCTCAATCGCCGGTTCATAGCCGGTCAGCATCCATTGCGAGCCCATGCCGTGGCCCGCGTTGGTGTGGTAGGCCGAGCGGACAATCGCCAGCTTGTCCATAATTTTCGACTGCAGCGGCAGATGCTCGCTGATCTCAATGCCGGGTACGTTCGTGCGGATGGGACGAAACTCGCCGCGAATTTCGGCCGGAGCCTGGGGCTTGAGATCGTACATATCCAGATGGCTGGGACCGCCCGCCTGCCAGATCAGAATGACGGACTTCTTCGACGGCGTTTTCCCCTCAGCCGCCGCGGCGGCGTTATGCCGCAACAGTCCCGGCAGGCTCATGCCGCCCACCGCCAGACCGCCCACCTTGAGGAAGCTGCGACGCGACACGCCGTCGCAAGTGCGTTCCGATCGACCAAAAATATCAAGCATGGCGGCAAAGCCTTGTCACAGGAAACAGGAGGGCAAAGGGCAGGGCAGGGGAGTACGGAAGGAGCAATTCCGCTGAGGGACGCACCTTAATGGTTGAACATAAACTCTTTGGAATTCAGCACCGTCCACAGCACGTCTTCCAGGCCGCGTTGCGGGTTCTCTTCGCTGGCCAGGTAGGCGTCGATCGCCTTCGCTTCGGCGTCGGTCGGACGGCGGCTGTAGGCGGCCAGGTAGATCTCTTCCACAATCTCCTGCGGCGTCTTCTTGGCGGCCAGCAACGTGCTCAGCCGACTTTCGCGAGCGGTCAGTTTGTTCTCGATCTCGCCGGAGTTCGCCAGCAACAGCACCTGCGCCAGCGTGGCGCCGGCCGATCGCTCACACTCGCAACCGCTCACGCGGTTGGGCCGATCAAACGTATCCAGGAAGTAGGAGCCAAACCCTTCGTGCGGCAGGTCGACCGCCCGGGCGTCGTCGCTGATGTTGCCAAACCGGGTCTTCACGCCGCACGTCTGATCGACCGCATCGTGGAATACTTCCGCGATCATTCGCCGGGCGTAAAAGCGAGCATAGTTCTGGCGGTCCAGCGCGTTGGCCGGCGTCGGATCCGACGACAGCTGATATACGCGGCTGCTGACAATCGTGCGGATGATATGCTTCATATCGAACTTGTGTTCGACGAAATCCCGCGCCAAAGCGTCCAGCAGCTCCGGGTTCGACGGCGGGTTGGACGCCCTCAAGTCGTCGACCTGATGCACCAGACCACGACCCAGGAAATGCCCCCATAACCGGTTCACCAGGACGGTGGAAAAGTACGGGTTGTCGGGCTGCACCATCCAGTCGACCAGGGCATGCCGGGGGTCTTCTTCGGGCGTGAACTGGGCGTACTCGCCATTAAGGAACTTCGGCTCGGGCGTTTTCACGGTGAGTGGATTCTTCTCGCTGGTCGTCGGCTTGGAGGCGTTGTAATACGGCGGCGGCTGGCCAAAGCTCTTGCGGCCCAGCCGAGTGAAGAAGCCGGACAGTCCGTAATAATCTTCCTGGCTCCACTGTTCATAAGGATGATGGTGGCAACGGGCGCACTGCAGCCGCACGCCCAGGAAGACCTGCGCCGTATCGGCGGTCACCTGGTGCAACTGGTCGTCGCGCATTTGCCAGTACCAGTTGATGGCCGGCGCATCCGACCACTCGCCGGCCGCCGCCACCACGCCGCGGACCAGTTCGTCGTAAGGCCGATTCCGGGCGATCAGATCTTTGATCCAGTTATGGAACGCGTACGACGTCTGTTCGGCTCCGGCCAGCTTGGAGTTGCGCAGGATCACGCTCCAGCGAAGCGCGAAGAAAGCCGGATAGTCGGGCGATTCCAGCAGACGATCGATGGCCGCCAGACGCTTGTTCGGCGATTCGTCGTCGAGGAACGCTGTGGCCTCATCCACCGTCGGCAGGCGACCGCACAGGTCGACGGTCAGGCGCCGCAGGAAAGTGGAGTCGTCGCACACCGGAGACGGCGTGAGCCCCAGCCGGCCCCACTTCTGCGCGACCAGTTCATCCAGATAATTGTTTGGCGTAAAACCAGGAATCTTCGCCAGCGGTTCGCCATGCGGCACAATCGCACGGAACACGGCGATGCTTCCCATATAACGCGCCATCACGGCCGCTTCGCCGCTGTGGCCGGTGGCCGAGACAAGGCCCTGGACATTCACGGCGGCGACCGTATCCATGTTGCTGGAATACTCCGCCTGGCGGGTCACATCGCGGACAGAGCCGTCGCTGTACTCGGCCAGAATCGCCAGCTGCTGCGTTCCCTGGGCCTGCATGATGCGGTCGCCGGGAGAGACCGAGAGACCAACCACC is part of the Lignipirellula cremea genome and encodes:
- a CDS encoding hemolysin family protein; translation: MTFAPDTLLAIWIAALVIAAWSALGAKVLREFSAGELEEYCLRRKRLDFFGDVLDHYERLAEGAESLQLAATTAAIIGGVFWSQATGRLPDPLDWTSVGLLFGAATVGLLAVTHWIPLAVVKFWSAPFLYHTWRIWLVIGFFVWPFSIGVNFVGQLSRRLAGRHAEEDDEEEAFEDEILSMVSAGEREGLLEADARDMIEGVMELSDDDVSDIMTSRTDIDAIQVDMPWDEMVAFVTEVGRTRIPVYEETLDNIVGILYAKDLLPVLADPDHSARSLPAILREAWKIPATKHLDELLQEFRNTRVHMAIVIDEYGSTAGVVTIEDVLEEIVGDIIDETDDEEDDEIQVVDERTSVVDGRTHLDDINERLGLNLAETNDFDTIAGLVMEQLGRIPMVGESITIEQVRVTVLEASRRRVEKVRLELIDEMQREQV
- the ybeY gene encoding rRNA maturation RNase YbeY; its protein translation is MNASSSPPLELDCTNRQTRLPVEERPLLEGLRLVLHEAGVRTGAVSLAIVDDPAMHVLNREHLEHDYPTDVLSFLFDRQGEHLEGEIIVSVDTAQSSAADLQIPWAHELLLYVVHGALHLVGHDDHSPAERQAMRAAESHYLAALGVCLPSLPEPQE
- a CDS encoding HD family phosphohydrolase; protein product: MSTTGSYKRARSALELPPGQIARAFRSVRRPDVLLRAAICLGAAVCMFAATGGWQPAFSYRTRYVPDRKLTASTSFEVKDVTATDRAREKAIAEVITYYTNDPSQLVQLQNALIDRVLQVTKVEDFGSVDQAVWREFFAPGPNGPVSEEVSQAAFAEMQAVFASKEGGESANIAVLRKALANALQDHEDKGLLTNLTHNMADGNQTLIMTHPVGDVAAARLTPVSEVRIGEVGGRLEAKLAAELSSLTMTDHERDSIAKRLYVWLHQRLKPTLVYDQTTTAEKQAEAAAEVKDVMVSYAVGDALAGIEAHRPLTAANLLLLRKEHEAVVAHQSWTDIVARTLAEFGMYAALYLLCGVYLFYRDRRLLTDLWRFLTLLAYVVLTVAFAWQAARDQWRVELIPILLFGMTIAIAYRQDLALLLASAVSLVVVLSLGAGLGEFVIFVSAVAASIVVAQRIRTRTRLIFAGLWSALVAFATAVGVEILVGQPFTQSLLLNAAWYAFSALVASVLMAGLLPFFEKLLDFQTDLSLLELGDQSHPLLQELVRRAPGTYNHSINVASIGEAAAESIGANGLLVRVGAYFHDIGKMLKPGYFVENQSDGANRHDTLAPAMSTLVIIAHVKDGAELARQNGLPECIIDFIEQHHGTTLVEYFYVQAARKVEADPDAKTLDESSFRYPGPKPQTREAAVMMLTDAVESACRTLVDPGPARIESLVNDIAMKRLLDGQFDESALTLKELHTVQQSLIKSLTAVYHGRVKYPAKPQSA
- a CDS encoding PhoH family protein, with translation MSETTISLEQPQLALPLFGPRDQHLRVIRETLGVNITHRDGAIRVAGDDAKVAQAVQVLEQLKGLVLRRGLVAPDDVALALAMATGDESLRPLTPIDIVNSIKQIRPRTPGQAAYAEAIRKHDVIVAVGPAGTGKTYLAVALAVEALKHHQIRKIVLVRPAVEAGESLGFLPGDLQAKINPYLRPLLDALHEMVDYDEIKLCMEQQVIEVAPLAYMRGRTLNDAFVILDEAQNTTVAQMKMFLTRMGEGSKMVVSGDPTQIDLPPNSRSGLIDALTRLAPIQGVAVVRLTTSDIVRHRLVQEIVNAYETPSNPPASQ
- a CDS encoding PPC domain-containing protein; the encoded protein is MFHLLRLLSAGCLVLLLAAVALAELPALRFDRLTPLSGAAGGTVLAEIAGADLEGVDTLLFDHPGLTATPVAGKEKEFTIAIAADTPPGVYDVRLVGRWGVSNPRLFAVSHGLVETEEIEKNNDLATAQPIAVNTAVACRSDSNNQDVFRFPLTQGQRVVIDCQAGKLDSIMDAVLTLTSADGRQLASSSDYNGRDPLIDFAAPIAGDYYAEVHDLSFRGGFPYRLVVTDHPSVDQVSPRVVQAGQSVEMTAIGRNLGPQSRPAAFAVDDSASAELPWEARTYLLQVPSDLQGDYRFIEHPTDHTVLPTAATCTLTGMQTRLDDPTAIGAHPVLVVDMPTAVEAEPNDTAGEAQPLTIPAAVSGRFDQPRDADWFEFEVEEKGDYAVDVYCERINGRGDPYCVIVDDKENRVLDIDDFGIRLNDFDGHLRDPVGMISLQPKRKYKVLVQDRYQRGGPRYQYVLTLKKPEPDFFVAVTPHANPQPHGVVLWRGGAVRLDVVVHQRDGYNGPITITAEDLPPGVHAAPTHLVNNSRGAMVLWSDDDAADFTGPIRLVAVGQHEEQSFTRNARSYAKIWGSTLNSSRPTRELVMAVRDSAPFAVAFEPEMIEVTAGESLEANLVLNRRWSDFTADVTVLPLSFPGQFKMANGKFSGSDRQIKATISVQANTTPGDYTLHVEGQAQVPFSKEADSKERPNTLVTLPSRPLTVRVMAPKKE
- a CDS encoding DUF1501 domain-containing protein, coding for MLDIFGRSERTCDGVSRRSFLKVGGLAVGGMSLPGLLRHNAAAAAEGKTPSKKSVILIWQAGGPSHLDMYDLKPQAPAEIRGEFRPIRTNVPGIEISEHLPLQSKIMDKLAIVRSAYHTNAGHGMGSQWMLTGYEPAIEINTNIFPSCGSVVAKMLGANDAALPAYVNLPRPINMGKAAYLGASYNPFSPESDPNSDGFQVRNLKLPGQVDLPRLGRRRNLLSQLDTIRRDIDLAGDMEGLDTFYKDAMHMVTSDKAVKAFDINQEADDLREQYGRNDLGQSCLLARRLVEAGVTYVTVQAGGGWDTHGDNFKQLKTRLLPQFDSALTALVNDLHDRGLQDDVLVMAMGEFGRTPRINGNAGRDHWPGAMSVVYAGGGLKMGQVIGSTNDNGEFPATAAATPGCVLSTMYHALGIDYKHAFYDQAQRPLSILAEGKPIAELL
- a CDS encoding DUF1549 and DUF1553 domain-containing protein → MRHDVRPALRLLARTLAFLLAGLGGTAVARAELHVSPTEIRLDDAFSRRQIQVEAGDRDATRQATYRSTDANVAIVDAAGYVTPLADGSTQILVEHAGETATIAVQVAGMQSGRAVDFGSDIEPLLSRFGCNSGGCHGKASGQNGFKLSLFGFDQEFDHESIARQAKGRRIFPASPDESLLLRKAANLTPHGGGARFSPDSEAYQMVRTWIARGAPPALPEAPRVVGLSVSPGDRIMQAQGTQQLAILAEYSDGSVRDVTRQAEYSSNMDTVAAVNVQGLVSATGHSGEAAVMARYMGSIAVFRAIVPHGEPLAKIPGFTPNNYLDELVAQKWGRLGLTPSPVCDDSTFLRRLTVDLCGRLPTVDEATAFLDDESPNKRLAAIDRLLESPDYPAFFALRWSVILRNSKLAGAEQTSYAFHNWIKDLIARNRPYDELVRGVVAAAGEWSDAPAINWYWQMRDDQLHQVTADTAQVFLGVRLQCARCHHHPYEQWSQEDYYGLSGFFTRLGRKSFGQPPPYYNASKPTTSEKNPLTVKTPEPKFLNGEYAQFTPEEDPRHALVDWMVQPDNPYFSTVLVNRLWGHFLGRGLVHQVDDLRASNPPSNPELLDALARDFVEHKFDMKHIIRTIVSSRVYQLSSDPTPANALDRQNYARFYARRMIAEVFHDAVDQTCGVKTRFGNISDDARAVDLPHEGFGSYFLDTFDRPNRVSGCECERSAGATLAQVLLLANSGEIENKLTARESRLSTLLAAKKTPQEIVEEIYLAAYSRRPTDAEAKAIDAYLASEENPQRGLEDVLWTVLNSKEFMFNH